GACCTCGAACAATATTGTGTGACTTATTATAATGAAAAACATGAATTAATCGAGGAATTAACCAAAACATTTTCAAGAAATTAATAAAAAATTATTAAGCTAATAAAAATCGATGGTTTCTTTTGTCGCACATGGTATAATAAATTCGTATGAAAAAGGAGGCCAGCAAGTATGATTATTAGTGAGCTACAAGAAATACTACTGGAAAAGAAAGAACATTTTCTAATTGAAAGTGAACGGGTAGCGTCAGTTTTAGATAAGCACCCCTTAAGTCATGCTTTTTTAATTTTAACCAAAGTAAAATATTCTAAAATTCCTGTATTAAATAGTCAAGATGAGCTAGTAGGCTTTATTGGGTTAGCCGATATTGTGAATCAAATGCTAGCAATTGATGGCGTAGATTTTAATTTACTTGAAGGCAAGATTGTTGCGGATGTAATGGAGAAAGAAGTACGCAGTGTTTCAACCATTGATGATATTGAATTGTTGTTACATTTGGCTGTGGATCATTCATTTATACCAGTTCGTGACGAACAAAATCGTTTTTTAGGTATTGTGACACGTCGAGAACTTCTTAAAGCTGTTAATCATCTATTACATACCTTAGATGATGAATATGTCTTAACCTCAAAAGAACACGTTTATAAATTAGTAGCAGAATAAATATAAGGGGCAGCCGTTTTATACGGACGCCCCTTATTAGTTTTATTGCTTATTCAGTTGTTTTTTTCGGTAAAAGCGGTAAGAATAGTAAATCGGATATAAAGCCATGACTAATATAATTACGATTTCAATTATGATTAATGGTAACGACAGATTGATTATAAACATCAAGAGACCACAAATCGTCGTTAAAATCCCACCGATGACCATGCAGATGGCTGCAACACGATTGGTATGGTACCAGTTTTCATCATCGTCTAAGGCCCAACGTGTCCGTACACCGTAAGAATAATTATGTTGGTTTTTTGGCGAAAAATTCCCTAGTACGACAAATAGGATGCCTATAAAGGTAATAACTATCGCGTTAATATTTACTTGATAGCCTAAAGCGTCAGCATAACTAATGAATGACACTAACCAACTCATTATAGGCATCAACCAAAGTACCACTAAGATGGAGTTGGGTGCGATATTTTTTTTCTTAGGATCAATTGCCGTGATAATAAGCGTAAACACTTGAACTGCGACTAGTAAACAAGGTAAACCAAAAACGGCTATTGGTTTACTGGTCCATCCGTTTGGCTGATTATTCATATTAAAATGCGTGGCAATTTTATCAGGTAATGGCTCCCACATTATCACACCAAATAAGATTGGGGCTAAAGTTAGTAATATGGTG
This is a stretch of genomic DNA from Vagococcus zengguangii. It encodes these proteins:
- a CDS encoding SdpI family protein, with amino-acid sequence MWKSYKKLIILTILLTLAPILFGVIMWEPLPDKIATHFNMNNQPNGWTSKPIAVFGLPCLLVAVQVFTLIITAIDPKKKNIAPNSILVVLWLMPIMSWLVSFISYADALGYQVNINAIVITFIGILFVVLGNFSPKNQHNYSYGVRTRWALDDDENWYHTNRVAAICMVIGGILTTICGLLMFIINLSLPLIIIEIVIILVMALYPIYYSYRFYRKKQLNKQ
- the cbpB gene encoding cyclic-di-AMP-binding protein CbpB, translating into MIISELQEILLEKKEHFLIESERVASVLDKHPLSHAFLILTKVKYSKIPVLNSQDELVGFIGLADIVNQMLAIDGVDFNLLEGKIVADVMEKEVRSVSTIDDIELLLHLAVDHSFIPVRDEQNRFLGIVTRRELLKAVNHLLHTLDDEYVLTSKEHVYKLVAE